Within Labrus bergylta chromosome 18, fLabBer1.1, whole genome shotgun sequence, the genomic segment TCCGTTCAGACCGCTCCAAGAGCTGACGTTTTGCGTCATGTACCGAGACTTCGGCTGCTGTGACTTCGACAGAGACCAGCAGCTGATGAGAAAGTATTACGTCATCATGGATCAGTTCGACTACCATGGCTACGCGACCTGCGCGAGCTACGTCCAGGACCTGCTCTGTCAGGTAGGCACGAGGGCAAAGGTCGACCAAGGTCCACACCTGACCctgcatgcacgcacacacgcacgcgcgcgcgcgcacacacacaatctgatCATTAAGAAGGTGAAGGAGATTTGTTTGAAAACAAGCAGGTGAGGATTGTTCAGGTCTTTAACCACTTCACTGCCAGTTTcactgtaaccatggcaacaagtaCACCGGTCTTTACTCCAAGAGTGTTTTAGATCATTTATAGACTTTTGGAGGTTTCATGTTTCAAACTATAAAGAGGTTGTGTCTCTTCTTCAtcactcccctcctcctcttctcctgacCTCTGTCTCTCCTACTCTCCCTCTTGTTTTCATCACTCCTCATCCGTCTTTCGTCTTTATTGacacttctccttttttttgtgaaggAGTGTTCTCCATTTGCAGCTCACCTGTTCGACGCCGAGGACCCGAGCACCCCGATCAGAACAATCCCTGGACTCTGTCCGGACTACTGCTCCATGTTCTGGAGGAAGTGCAGCTCCACCCTCCCCCTGATCTCTGACGACCCGGTCGTCTCTCGTTTCAAAGACGACGAGATGCGTCTCTGTCGACACCTAGAGCTGGACGATCCGGACTACTGCTACCCTCACCTCCTCAGTAACGACAGACTGACCCAGAACCTGGGCCGGGTCCAGTCCGACTCTGATGGCTGTCTTCAACTCTGTCTGGAGGAAGTCGCCAACGGGCTGAAGAACCCCCTCGCCATGGTGCACGCCAACGACGGCACGCACCGCTTCTTTGTGGCCGAGCAGGTCGGCCTGGTGTGGACTTACCTGCCGGATCGGTCCAGACTGGAGAAACCGTTTATGAACATCACGAAGGCGGTCCTGACGTCGTCCTGGGAGGGAGACGAGAGAGGATTCCTCGGACTCACCTTCCACCCAAAGCACAAATTCAACGGGAAGCTGTACGTGTATTACTCTGTGGAGGTCGGGTTCGACGAACGGATCCGGATCAGCGAGTTCCGCGTGTCTCCCAACGACATGAACCAGGTGGATCACCGTTCTGAGAGGCAAGTGTACTCGGGTATGGAacgatgttactaatgtgaacgcagTCCAGCGGGGGAGAGGGCTGGGGGGAGTAATCTTACTCGGGCATGTTATGAAACAATTGTGCTTATTGTGAAAACACCCTTAATGTTCTGTCTGTCCTCGTTCAGTCCACATTTGCTTCATTCATATTCATTTTCTGGCGATGTGCTAACGACGCTCTCTTGTCTGTCCTCGTTCTGCTGATGTTCAGTCCTCATTTTGTCCACGTTGTATTAAAGACAACATATGatcccccttctcctcctttgcaaacagtctcctgtggtctaaatgaaacatctgttctgtgctttggtcaaaatataacatgaatcaagcaccagaggaggtttgtgactctgtataaaccagctctctcagaacgctccgttttggtgtgtgtgtctctttaaatgcaatgaccccccctgagttttcctggtagacatcactccttcactagcgagaataaaaatggcagacctgctcaaaagtttttcTCTagactgggggtggagtccatgggtggagataccaggggaggggaggggatttttttaccagaatcccactgtgacatcacgaGGAGAGCACATtcgaaacggagcatttttctctgtgttgtaagacttatgcagaccacaaacaaagaactggatggatttatttcatattttgtgggtcagtagacactcaggttacccaaatatatgttcagaaacactgtagaagtggatttttcagaatatgtcccctttaaaattcTCTCCATGTTCCGTCCGCATTGTGTCTGTGCTCTTTCTACATTCTGTTAATGTCCAAACACTTCTGTCTGCATGTTTCTGTCCAGATTCTGTTTAACTACCTGTCCGTGTTGCGTTCAGGGTCATTCTAGAGATTGATGAACCGGCCTCAAACCATAATGGAGGACAGCTTCTCTTTGCAGACGACGGCTTCTTGTACATTTTCACCGGGGACGGAGGGATGGCCGGAGACCCGTTTGGGAAATATGGGAACGCCCAGAACCGGTAAGACGTCTTCTAACAGAAGTAGAGGATGAACGTTACTTCAATGAAGAATCtgttcatgtttgaaatgttactTTAAATCGATGAACCTCCTCGTCTTCTGCAGGTCGGCTCTGTTGGGTAAAGCTCTGCGTATTGACGTGGACGACAATGAAAGAGGTCCGTTGTACAGAATTCCTCCCGATAATCCCTTCATACACGAGCGTGGGGCTCGTCCCGAGATCTATGCGTACGGCGTCCGGAACATGTGGAGGTGTTCCGTGGACCGGGGGGACCCGCGGACCAAAGAGGGCAAAGGTCGGATCTTCTGCGGGGACGTGGGTCAGAACAAGTTCGAAGAGATTGACATCATTGAGAAAGGACGAAACTACGGTTGGAGGGCCAAAGAGGGATTCTCCTGCTATGACAAGAAGCTGTGCGCCAACAGCTCGCTGGGTGGGTGAGACGTGAAGGTTGTTTCAATTTAACGTAAcgctggctacacactagacTATTTTAGGCGCCATTTTGGACCCGATCGCCCCTCCCAACAATCAGGGAGCGGACCTGATTAAAGGTTTGTCGATAtggattattttactgctccaGATGGAGTCAGAGCCTCAACGATCTCGAATCTAAAATAcccaacatgtttgattttgacttTTTCCAGCCAGGTCCCACGACAgtcaatgagagcgagcaggcCGTGAAGCGCCACCAACTGGTTCTTGATGATGAGAATGATGGAAGGTTGGTTTCTAACCCTTCTGactgtgtgctgtgttttcagACGACGTGCTGCCGATCTATGCGTACCCTCATAAGATGGGGAAGTCGGTGACCGGAGGCTATGTGTACCGAGGCTGCGAGTACCCCAACCTCAACGGCATGTACATC encodes:
- the hhipl1 gene encoding HHIP-like protein 1 — protein: MKNRVYEETVGEPLHTHTHTHSLSLQPLSLSLCLSLSDSRLTGSAADPDRWYRSAALSPDRTRSESSEDSVHGGLGAGGQSESHVRGQTDDRSQSADRKLLLISAIMERGSVPAAGLMWILGVLVTSSGPVRSHPQCLDFKPPFRPLQELTFCVMYRDFGCCDFDRDQQLMRKYYVIMDQFDYHGYATCASYVQDLLCQECSPFAAHLFDAEDPSTPIRTIPGLCPDYCSMFWRKCSSTLPLISDDPVVSRFKDDEMRLCRHLELDDPDYCYPHLLSNDRLTQNLGRVQSDSDGCLQLCLEEVANGLKNPLAMVHANDGTHRFFVAEQVGLVWTYLPDRSRLEKPFMNITKAVLTSSWEGDERGFLGLTFHPKHKFNGKLYVYYSVEVGFDERIRISEFRVSPNDMNQVDHRSERVILEIDEPASNHNGGQLLFADDGFLYIFTGDGGMAGDPFGKYGNAQNRSALLGKALRIDVDDNERGPLYRIPPDNPFIHERGARPEIYAYGVRNMWRCSVDRGDPRTKEGKGRIFCGDVGQNKFEEIDIIEKGRNYGWRAKEGFSCYDKKLCANSSLDDVLPIYAYPHKMGKSVTGGYVYRGCEYPNLNGMYIFGDFMSGRLMSLQEDRVSGQWRYNEICMGKGVTCTFPGLINNYQQYIISFAEDEAGELYFMSTGIPSATSPSGVVYKVVDPSRRAPPRHCHYDPQPIRVKSNLIKFVPQETLIGEEPQSRQAEAPPTESYDWIQELIDQLGELGPDLTTAPPTTSTSKPTRHSRRKGRRKKGKSRAESRVEFQDGAVRLAGDEEGRSDRGRVEVFVGGEWGTVCDDLWTTNNAAVVCRQLGYRFALKAAKNSEFGEGRDLRILLDDVQCEGNEATLLDCKHAGVATHNCAHYEDAGVICGNSDYVIHV